From Amycolatopsis sp. cg9, one genomic window encodes:
- the rplV gene encoding 50S ribosomal protein L22, translating to MNAQNDATVEALPTAYARARFVRDSPTKVRRVIELIKGRSAADALAVLRFAPQAASEPVAKVLASAVANAENNLQLDPETLWVKNAYADEGPTLKRIRPRAQGRAYRIRKRTSHITVEVESRPAVTQKAQSKKKAGGR from the coding sequence ATGAACGCCCAGAACGACGCGACGGTCGAGGCCCTGCCTACGGCTTACGCGCGGGCTCGCTTCGTCCGGGACTCGCCGACCAAGGTGCGCCGGGTGATCGAGCTCATCAAGGGACGTAGCGCCGCCGACGCCTTGGCCGTGCTCCGGTTCGCCCCGCAGGCGGCCAGCGAGCCGGTCGCGAAGGTGCTCGCCAGCGCCGTGGCCAACGCCGAGAACAACCTTCAGCTGGACCCGGAGACGCTCTGGGTCAAGAACGCGTACGCCGACGAGGGCCCCACCCTCAAGCGCATCCGGCCGCGGGCCCAGGGCCGTGCGTACCGGATCCGCAAGCGGACCAGCCACATCACCGTCGAGGTGGAGTCGCGTCCGGCCGTCACGCAGAAGGCGCAGAGCAAGAAGAAGGCAGGTGGCCGGTAG
- a CDS encoding zinc ribbon domain-containing protein has product MADSVPFTDNFSDLSNTQGYQFEFRCERCGNGFRSAFQRDNVETGRSVLRAVGSFFGGTLRDLSNSADQWRYDRATNSPAKDKALAAAVQEITPSFRQCRGCGDWMCHDQCWNEEIGQCLRCSPSVAEEISRAQASAQRDQIWDKAREKDWTSGLDLDTRAKVTCPGCGLKADGGKFCSSCGTSLALKVRCGGCGSEGNKPGALFCSDCGSKL; this is encoded by the coding sequence GTGGCTGACTCTGTGCCCTTCACGGACAACTTCTCGGACCTCTCCAACACGCAGGGGTACCAGTTCGAGTTCCGCTGCGAGCGCTGCGGGAACGGCTTCCGCTCCGCGTTCCAGCGCGACAACGTCGAGACCGGGCGAAGCGTGCTTCGCGCCGTCGGCTCGTTCTTCGGCGGTACGCTCCGCGACCTGAGCAACTCGGCCGACCAGTGGCGCTACGACCGCGCGACGAACTCGCCGGCCAAGGACAAGGCGCTGGCCGCCGCCGTCCAGGAAATCACCCCCAGCTTCCGCCAGTGCCGCGGCTGCGGCGACTGGATGTGCCACGACCAGTGCTGGAACGAGGAGATCGGCCAGTGCCTGCGCTGCTCGCCGAGCGTCGCGGAGGAGATCTCGCGCGCCCAGGCGTCGGCCCAGCGCGACCAGATCTGGGACAAGGCCCGCGAAAAGGACTGGACCTCCGGCCTCGACCTCGACACCCGCGCCAAGGTCACCTGCCCCGGCTGCGGCCTCAAGGCCGACGGCGGCAAGTTCTGCTCGTCCTGCGGCACTTCCCTGGCCCTGAAGGTCCGCTGCGGCGGCTGCGGGAGCGAGGGCAACAAGCCGGGAGCGCTGTTCTGCTCGGACTGCGGCAGCAAACTCTGA
- the rpsJ gene encoding 30S ribosomal protein S10, with protein MAGQKIRIRLKAYDHEAIDTSARKIVETVTRTGARVVGPVPLPTEKNVYCVIRSPHKYKDSREHFEMRTHKRLIDILDPTPKTVDALMRIDLPASVDVNIQ; from the coding sequence ATGGCGGGACAGAAGATCCGCATCCGGCTCAAGGCCTACGACCACGAGGCGATCGACACCTCGGCGCGCAAGATCGTGGAGACGGTCACGCGCACCGGCGCCCGGGTTGTCGGGCCGGTGCCGCTGCCCACCGAGAAGAACGTTTACTGCGTCATCCGCTCGCCGCACAAGTACAAGGACTCGCGCGAGCACTTCGAGATGCGCACGCACAAGCGTCTGATCGACATCCTCGACCCGACGCCGAAGACGGTCGACGCGCTCATGCGCATCGACCTGCCGGCGAGCGTCGACGTCAACATCCAGTAG
- the rplW gene encoding 50S ribosomal protein L23: MSSVAIPDPRDILLAPVISEKSYGLLEDHKYTFIVRPDANKTQIKIAVEKVFGVKVVSVNTANRQGKRKRTRAGFGKRKDTKRAIVTLSPESKAIEIFGGPTA, encoded by the coding sequence GTGAGTTCGGTCGCCATTCCGGACCCCCGCGACATCCTGCTCGCGCCGGTCATCTCCGAGAAGTCCTACGGGCTGCTCGAGGACCACAAGTACACGTTCATCGTCCGCCCGGACGCCAACAAGACCCAGATCAAGATCGCGGTCGAGAAGGTGTTCGGCGTCAAGGTGGTCAGCGTCAACACGGCCAACCGCCAGGGCAAGCGGAAGCGGACTCGCGCGGGCTTCGGCAAGCGCAAGGACACCAAGCGCGCCATCGTGACTCTTTCGCCCGAGAGCAAGGCGATCGAGATCTTCGGCGGACCCACCGCGTAA
- the rplC gene encoding 50S ribosomal protein L3 translates to MSDRQMKGILGTKLGMTQVFDEQNRVVPVTVVKAGPNVVTQVRTQEKDGYKAVQLAFGAVDPRKVNKPRTGHYDKAGVTPRRFLAELRTTDAETYEVGQEITAEVFAAGVEVDVTGTSKGKGYAGVMKRHGFKGQGASHGAQAVHRKPGSIGGCATPGRVFKGLRMAGRMGNDRVTTQNLTVHAVRAEDGLLLIKGAVPGPKGGLLFVRSAAKGGNSE, encoded by the coding sequence ATGTCTGACAGGCAGATGAAGGGCATCCTGGGCACCAAGCTCGGCATGACCCAGGTCTTCGACGAGCAGAACCGGGTTGTCCCGGTCACCGTCGTGAAGGCCGGCCCGAACGTGGTGACCCAGGTTCGGACCCAGGAGAAGGACGGCTACAAGGCCGTGCAGCTGGCGTTCGGCGCGGTCGACCCGCGCAAGGTGAACAAGCCGCGCACCGGCCACTACGACAAGGCGGGCGTGACGCCGCGCCGGTTCCTCGCCGAGCTGCGCACCACCGACGCCGAGACCTACGAGGTCGGCCAGGAGATCACCGCCGAGGTGTTCGCCGCCGGCGTCGAGGTCGACGTGACCGGTACCAGCAAGGGCAAGGGCTACGCGGGCGTCATGAAGCGCCACGGCTTCAAGGGCCAGGGCGCGAGCCACGGTGCCCAGGCCGTGCACCGCAAGCCGGGTTCCATCGGTGGCTGCGCCACCCCCGGCCGCGTCTTCAAGGGCCTGCGCATGGCGGGCCGGATGGGCAACGACCGGGTCACCACGCAGAACCTGACCGTGCACGCCGTGCGTGCCGAGGACGGCCTGCTGCTGATCAAGGGCGCCGTGCCCGGTCCCAAGGGCGGCCTGCTGTTCGTGCGCAGCGCCGCGAAGGGTGGTAACTCCGAATGA
- a CDS encoding YbaB/EbfC family nucleoid-associated protein: MAAEFEQLVTEFERFQSSIRNVDDRFAGLGAMQQQLSELRAGASSPDGGVTVVTGPGGAVLDVKFTDAALAKGPQALSAALMATLREAVGEAARRQAVLVQEHLGDDLGLVDQVLETQAEAFGTTVEEMRSKLADETPARERPAAPEDFSEERVLRPSDSATDPTPPPAPPAAGGSAGDTFLRNLFDEED; this comes from the coding sequence ATGGCGGCCGAGTTCGAGCAGCTGGTGACCGAGTTCGAGCGGTTCCAGTCGAGCATCCGGAACGTCGACGACCGGTTCGCCGGTCTCGGCGCGATGCAGCAGCAGCTGTCCGAGCTGCGGGCGGGCGCGTCGTCGCCGGACGGCGGGGTGACCGTGGTCACCGGGCCGGGCGGCGCGGTCCTCGACGTCAAGTTCACCGACGCCGCGCTGGCGAAGGGCCCGCAGGCGCTGTCCGCGGCCCTGATGGCGACGCTGCGGGAGGCGGTCGGCGAGGCGGCCCGGCGGCAGGCCGTGCTCGTCCAGGAGCACCTCGGCGACGACCTCGGCCTGGTCGACCAGGTCCTGGAGACGCAGGCGGAAGCGTTCGGAACCACCGTCGAAGAAATGCGGTCGAAGCTGGCGGACGAGACGCCGGCCCGCGAGCGGCCGGCCGCGCCGGAGGACTTCTCGGAGGAGCGGGTGCTGCGGCCGTCCGACAGCGCCACTGACCCCACGCCGCCCCCGGCACCGCCGGCGGCCGGTGGGTCCGCGGGCGACACCTTCCTGCGGAACCTGTTCGATGAGGAGGACTGA
- the rpsC gene encoding 30S ribosomal protein S3 — protein MGQKINPHGFRLGITTDWKSRWYADKQYAEYVAEDVKIRKLLATGMERAGISKVEIERTRDRVRVDIHTARPGIVIGRRGAEADRIRGALEKLTKKQVQLNILEVKNPEADAQLVAQAVAEQLSNRVAFRRAMRKAIQTSMRSPQVKGIRVQCGGRLGGAEMSRSEHYRDGRVPLHTLRADIDYGFFEAKTTFGRIGVKVWIYKGELVGGLKAREARDAAERAPRRERSDRPSRPRRSGASGTTATSTEAGRAAAAATTEAPAAPATETAEKTEG, from the coding sequence GTGGGCCAGAAGATCAACCCGCACGGTTTCCGCCTGGGTATCACCACGGACTGGAAGTCGCGCTGGTACGCCGACAAGCAGTACGCCGAGTACGTGGCCGAGGACGTCAAGATCCGCAAGCTCCTCGCCACGGGCATGGAGCGCGCCGGCATCTCCAAGGTCGAGATCGAGCGCACCCGTGACCGCGTCCGCGTGGACATCCACACCGCCCGGCCGGGCATCGTCATCGGCCGCCGCGGCGCGGAGGCCGACCGGATCCGCGGCGCGCTGGAGAAGCTGACCAAGAAGCAGGTCCAGCTGAACATCCTCGAGGTCAAGAACCCCGAGGCCGACGCCCAGCTGGTCGCCCAGGCGGTCGCGGAGCAGCTCTCCAACCGCGTGGCGTTCCGCCGCGCGATGCGGAAGGCGATCCAGACCTCCATGCGCTCGCCGCAGGTCAAGGGCATCCGCGTGCAGTGCGGCGGTCGTCTCGGCGGTGCCGAGATGTCCCGCTCCGAGCACTACCGCGATGGCCGCGTCCCGCTGCACACGCTGCGCGCCGACATCGACTACGGCTTCTTCGAGGCCAAGACGACGTTCGGTCGCATCGGCGTCAAGGTGTGGATCTACAAGGGTGAGCTCGTCGGTGGCCTGAAGGCCCGCGAGGCCCGTGACGCCGCCGAGCGCGCGCCGCGTCGCGAGCGCAGCGACCGGCCGTCCCGCCCGCGTCGTTCCGGCGCGTCGGGCACCACGGCCACCTCGACCGAAGCCGGTCGGGCGGCCGCTGCCGCCACGACCGAGGCCCCGGCGGCCCCGGCCACCGAGACCGCAGAAAAGACGGAGGGCTGA
- the fusA gene encoding elongation factor G → MAREVLTDLNKVRNIGIMAHIDAGKTTTTERILFYTGVNYKIGEVHDGAATMDWMEEEQKRGITITSAATTTFWADHQINLIDTPGHVDFTVEVERNLRVLDGAVAVFDGKEGVEPQSEQVWRQADKYDVPRICFVNKMDKLGADFYYTLKTITDRLGVKPLAIQLPIGAENDFEGVIDLVRMKALTWRGEVQKGEDYSVEDIPADLADRAAEYREKLIEAVAETDDALMEKFLEGEELSTDEIKSGIRKLVITREAFPVLAGSAFKNKGVQPMLDAVIDYLPSPLDVPAVEGLLPDGETVVTRKASVDEPFAALAFKIAAHPFFGKLTYIRVYSGKVAAGAQVINATKERKERIGKIFQMHSNKENPVDDAQVGHIYAVIGLKDTTTGDTLADPQNPIVLESMTFPEPVIRVAIEPKTKADQEKLSLAIQKLAEEDPTFQVKLDEDTGQTIIAGMGELHLEVLVNRMKSDYKVEANIGKPQVAYRETIKKTVDKLDYVHKKQTGGSGQFAKVIVKLEPLERTDGALYEFDNKVTGGRVPREYIPSVDAGAQDAMQYGVLAGYPLVGLKFTLLDGAYHEVDSSEMAFKIAGSMAMKEAAKKAGPVILEPMMAVEVTTPEDYMGDVIGDLNSRRGQIQAMEERSGTRVVKALVPLSEMFGYVGDLRSRTQGRANYSMVFDSYAEVPANVAKEIIAKATGE, encoded by the coding sequence GTGGCACGTGAAGTGCTGACCGACCTGAACAAGGTCCGCAACATCGGCATCATGGCCCACATCGACGCCGGCAAGACGACGACCACCGAGCGGATCCTGTTCTACACCGGGGTCAACTACAAGATCGGTGAAGTCCACGACGGCGCCGCCACCATGGACTGGATGGAGGAGGAGCAGAAGCGGGGTATCACCATCACCTCGGCTGCCACCACCACCTTCTGGGCCGACCACCAGATCAACCTGATCGACACCCCCGGGCACGTCGACTTCACCGTCGAGGTGGAGCGCAACCTCCGGGTGCTCGACGGCGCGGTCGCGGTCTTCGACGGCAAGGAAGGCGTCGAGCCGCAGTCCGAGCAGGTCTGGCGGCAGGCGGACAAGTACGACGTCCCGCGCATCTGCTTCGTCAACAAGATGGACAAGCTGGGTGCGGACTTCTACTACACCCTGAAGACCATCACGGACCGCCTCGGCGTCAAGCCGCTGGCGATCCAGCTGCCGATCGGCGCCGAGAACGACTTCGAAGGCGTCATCGACCTGGTCCGCATGAAGGCGCTGACCTGGCGCGGCGAGGTCCAGAAGGGCGAGGACTACTCGGTCGAGGACATCCCGGCCGACCTGGCCGACCGTGCGGCGGAGTACCGCGAGAAGCTGATCGAGGCCGTCGCCGAGACCGACGACGCGCTGATGGAGAAGTTCCTCGAGGGCGAAGAGCTGTCGACGGACGAGATCAAGTCCGGTATCCGCAAGCTGGTCATCACCCGCGAGGCGTTCCCGGTCCTGGCCGGCTCCGCCTTCAAGAACAAGGGCGTGCAGCCCATGCTCGACGCGGTGATCGACTACCTGCCGTCGCCGCTGGACGTCCCGGCCGTCGAGGGCCTGCTGCCCGACGGCGAGACCGTGGTGACCCGCAAGGCCTCCGTGGACGAGCCGTTCGCCGCGCTCGCGTTCAAGATCGCCGCGCACCCGTTCTTCGGCAAGCTGACCTACATCCGGGTGTACTCGGGCAAGGTCGCCGCCGGCGCGCAGGTCATCAACGCGACCAAGGAGCGCAAGGAGCGCATCGGGAAGATCTTCCAGATGCACTCCAACAAGGAGAACCCGGTCGACGACGCCCAGGTCGGCCACATCTACGCGGTCATCGGGCTGAAGGACACCACCACGGGTGACACCCTGGCGGACCCGCAGAACCCGATCGTGCTGGAGTCGATGACGTTCCCCGAGCCGGTCATCCGGGTCGCGATCGAACCGAAGACGAAGGCCGACCAGGAGAAGCTGTCCCTGGCGATCCAGAAGCTGGCCGAAGAGGACCCGACGTTCCAGGTCAAGCTGGACGAGGACACCGGCCAGACGATCATCGCGGGCATGGGTGAGCTGCACCTCGAGGTGCTGGTGAACCGGATGAAGTCCGACTACAAGGTCGAGGCGAACATCGGCAAGCCGCAGGTCGCCTACCGCGAGACGATCAAGAAGACGGTCGACAAGCTCGACTACGTCCACAAGAAGCAGACCGGTGGTTCCGGCCAGTTCGCGAAGGTCATCGTGAAGCTGGAGCCGCTCGAGCGCACCGACGGCGCGCTCTACGAGTTCGACAACAAGGTGACCGGTGGTCGCGTGCCGCGGGAGTACATCCCGTCGGTGGACGCGGGCGCGCAGGACGCGATGCAGTACGGCGTCCTGGCCGGCTACCCGCTCGTCGGGTTGAAGTTCACCCTGTTGGACGGTGCTTACCACGAGGTCGACTCTTCGGAGATGGCGTTCAAGATCGCCGGTTCCATGGCGATGAAGGAAGCCGCGAAGAAGGCCGGCCCGGTGATCCTGGAGCCGATGATGGCGGTCGAGGTGACCACGCCCGAGGACTACATGGGTGACGTCATCGGTGACCTCAACTCCCGCCGTGGTCAGATCCAGGCCATGGAGGAGCGGTCGGGCACCCGCGTCGTGAAGGCGCTGGTCCCGCTGTCGGAGATGTTCGGCTACGTCGGCGACCTGCGGTCCCGCACCCAGGGCCGGGCGAACTACTCCATGGTGTTCGACTCCTACGCCGAGGTTCCCGCGAACGTCGCGAAGGAAATCATCGCGAAGGCGACAGGGGAGTAA
- the rpsL gene encoding 30S ribosomal protein S12 produces the protein MPTIQQLVRKGRQDKAAKQKTAALKGSPQRRGVCTRVYTTTPKKPNSALRKVARVKLTSGIEVTAYIPGEGHNLQEHSMVLVRGGRVKDLPGVRYKIIRGSLDTQGVKNRKQARSRYGAKKEKS, from the coding sequence TTGCCCACGATCCAGCAGCTGGTCCGCAAGGGCCGCCAGGACAAGGCTGCCAAGCAGAAGACCGCGGCCCTCAAGGGGAGCCCGCAGCGGCGCGGCGTGTGCACCCGCGTGTACACGACCACCCCCAAGAAGCCGAACTCGGCGCTGCGCAAGGTCGCGCGTGTGAAGCTGACCAGCGGCATCGAGGTCACCGCCTACATCCCCGGTGAGGGCCACAACCTGCAGGAGCACTCGATGGTGCTCGTGCGTGGTGGTCGTGTGAAGGACCTTCCGGGTGTCCGTTACAAGATCATCCGCGGTTCGCTCGACACGCAGGGTGTCAAGAACCGCAAGCAGGCGCGCAGCCGGTACGGCGCGAAGAAGGAGAAGAGCTAA
- the rplB gene encoding 50S ribosomal protein L2, with the protein MGIRKYKPTTPGRRGSSVSDFAEITRSTPEKSLLRPLSGSGGRNSSGKITTRHKGGGHKRAYRVIDFRRNDKDGIPAKVAHIEYDPNRSARIALLHYADGEKRYIIAPEKLKQGDTVENGPRADIKPGNNLPLRNIPVGTVIHAIELRPGGGAKMARSAGAKVQLVAKDGPYAQLRLPSGEIRNVDVRNRATVGEVGNSEHANINWGKAGRNRWRGKRPTVRGVVMNPVDHPHGGGEGKTSGGRHPVNPNGKPEGRTRRRKPSDALIVRRRRTGKNKR; encoded by the coding sequence ATGGGCATCCGCAAGTACAAGCCGACGACCCCGGGTCGTCGCGGTTCGAGCGTCTCGGACTTCGCCGAGATCACCCGCTCCACCCCGGAGAAGTCGCTGCTTCGTCCGCTGAGCGGTTCGGGCGGTCGCAACTCGTCCGGCAAGATCACCACCCGGCACAAGGGTGGCGGCCACAAGCGCGCGTACCGAGTCATCGACTTCCGTCGCAACGACAAGGACGGCATCCCCGCCAAGGTCGCGCACATCGAGTACGACCCCAACCGGTCCGCTCGCATCGCGCTGCTGCACTACGCCGACGGCGAGAAGCGCTACATCATCGCGCCGGAGAAGCTGAAGCAGGGCGACACCGTCGAGAACGGCCCCCGGGCCGACATCAAGCCGGGCAACAACCTGCCGCTGCGCAACATCCCGGTCGGCACCGTGATCCACGCGATCGAGCTCCGCCCCGGCGGCGGCGCGAAGATGGCGCGGTCCGCGGGCGCGAAGGTGCAGCTCGTCGCCAAGGACGGTCCGTACGCCCAGCTGCGTCTCCCCTCGGGCGAGATCCGCAACGTGGACGTGCGCAACCGCGCCACGGTCGGCGAGGTCGGCAACTCCGAGCACGCCAACATCAACTGGGGCAAGGCCGGCCGCAACCGCTGGCGCGGCAAGCGCCCCACGGTCCGCGGTGTCGTCATGAACCCGGTCGACCACCCGCACGGTGGTGGTGAGGGCAAGACCTCCGGTGGTCGCCACCCGGTCAACCCGAACGGTAAGCCCGAGGGCCGCACGCGCCGGCGCAAGCCGTCCGACGCCCTCATCGTCCGCCGCCGTCGCACCGGCAAGAACAAGCGCTGA
- the rplD gene encoding 50S ribosomal protein L4, giving the protein MTSVELKTPAGKADGTVDLPEEIFDVQANVALMHQVVVAQQAAARQGTHDTKTRGEVSGGGKKPYRQKGTGRARQGSTRAPQFVGGGVVHGPTPRDYSQRTPKKMKAAALRGALSDRARAGQLHVVTELVTGEKPSTKAAKAALAAVTAAKRVLVVLHRDDELSWVSLRNLPEVHILWADQLNTYDVLVNDDVVFTKAAYDAFVAGPVRGKAVKASARSGEVTEGSDEK; this is encoded by the coding sequence ATGACAAGCGTCGAGCTGAAGACCCCGGCCGGTAAAGCCGACGGCACCGTGGACCTCCCCGAGGAGATCTTCGACGTGCAGGCCAATGTCGCGCTGATGCACCAGGTGGTGGTGGCCCAGCAGGCCGCCGCGCGCCAGGGCACGCACGACACGAAGACCCGTGGTGAGGTCTCCGGTGGCGGCAAGAAGCCGTACCGGCAGAAGGGCACCGGCCGTGCCCGCCAGGGTTCGACCCGCGCGCCGCAGTTCGTCGGCGGTGGCGTCGTTCACGGCCCCACGCCGCGTGACTACTCGCAGCGGACCCCGAAGAAGATGAAGGCTGCCGCTCTGCGTGGCGCCCTCTCCGACCGGGCCCGCGCCGGCCAGCTGCACGTCGTCACCGAGCTGGTGACCGGCGAGAAGCCGTCCACCAAGGCCGCCAAGGCCGCTCTCGCCGCCGTCACGGCCGCGAAGCGCGTGCTCGTGGTGCTGCACCGGGACGACGAGCTGAGCTGGGTTTCCCTGCGGAACCTGCCCGAGGTGCACATCCTCTGGGCGGACCAGCTCAACACCTACGACGTGCTGGTCAACGACGACGTCGTGTTCACCAAGGCCGCGTACGACGCGTTCGTCGCCGGCCCCGTCCGCGGCAAGGCCGTCAAGGCTTCCGCGCGGTCGGGCGAGGTCACGGAAGGGAGTGACGAGAAGTGA
- a CDS encoding GNAT family N-acetyltransferase, which produces MNWTITRIDVAHPDAVAIMREYMDEVASRYFGRPVTEAELTHYVAEAPGTDLVPPTGAFFVGRRDGEVAGCAGTRVVEPGITELTKVFIKPAHRGTGGGPALVAAAEEAARGLGSALMRLDTRHDLVEARALYAKIGYDEVAPFNDGQFAEHWFAKALS; this is translated from the coding sequence GTGAACTGGACGATCACCCGGATCGACGTGGCCCACCCCGACGCCGTCGCGATCATGCGCGAGTACATGGACGAAGTCGCTTCGCGCTACTTCGGGCGCCCGGTCACCGAAGCCGAGCTCACGCACTACGTCGCCGAGGCGCCCGGCACCGATCTGGTGCCGCCCACCGGGGCGTTCTTCGTCGGCAGGCGGGACGGCGAAGTCGCGGGGTGCGCCGGGACGCGCGTCGTCGAGCCCGGGATCACCGAGCTGACGAAGGTCTTCATCAAGCCGGCCCACCGCGGCACCGGCGGCGGCCCCGCGCTGGTGGCGGCCGCCGAGGAAGCCGCCCGCGGGCTCGGCTCGGCGCTCATGCGGCTCGACACCCGCCACGACCTCGTCGAAGCCCGCGCGCTCTACGCGAAGATCGGCTACGACGAGGTCGCCCCCTTCAACGACGGGCAGTTCGCCGAGCACTGGTTCGCGAAGGCCCTCAGCTGA
- the tuf gene encoding elongation factor Tu translates to MAKAKFERTKPHVNIGTIGHVDHGKTTLTAAITKVLHDKYPELNESRAFDQIDNAPEEKQRGITINISHVEYQTEKRHYAHVDAPGHADYIKNMITGAAQMDGAILVVAATDGPMPQTREHVLLARQVGVPYIVVALNKADMVDDEEILELVELEVRELLSSQEFPGDDAPVVRVSGLKALEGDEKWADAVLELMTAVDNNVPDPVRELDKPFLMPIEDVFTITGRGTVVTGRVERGQINVNEEVEIVGIREKSTKTTVTGVEMFRKLLDSGQAGDNVGLLVRGIKREDVERGQVVVKPGTTTPHTDFEGRVYILSKDEGGRHTPFFNNYRPQFYFRTTDVTGVVTLPEGTEMVMPGDNTDISVQLIQPVAMDEGLRFAIREGGRTVGAGQVTKINK, encoded by the coding sequence GTGGCGAAGGCGAAATTCGAGCGGACCAAGCCGCACGTCAACATCGGCACCATCGGCCACGTTGACCACGGCAAGACGACTCTGACCGCGGCGATCACCAAGGTGCTGCACGACAAGTACCCGGAGCTGAACGAGTCGCGGGCGTTCGACCAGATCGACAACGCGCCGGAAGAGAAGCAGCGCGGCATCACGATCAACATCTCGCACGTCGAGTACCAGACCGAGAAGCGTCACTACGCGCACGTCGACGCCCCCGGTCACGCGGACTACATCAAGAACATGATCACCGGTGCGGCGCAGATGGACGGCGCGATCCTCGTGGTCGCGGCGACCGACGGCCCGATGCCGCAGACCCGTGAGCACGTGCTGCTCGCCCGCCAGGTCGGCGTGCCCTACATCGTGGTCGCGCTGAACAAGGCCGACATGGTCGACGACGAGGAGATCCTGGAGCTCGTCGAGCTCGAGGTCCGCGAGCTGCTGTCCTCGCAGGAGTTCCCCGGCGACGACGCCCCCGTCGTGCGCGTTTCGGGCCTCAAGGCGCTCGAGGGCGACGAGAAGTGGGCCGACGCCGTTCTCGAGCTGATGACCGCCGTCGACAACAACGTGCCGGACCCGGTGCGCGAGCTCGACAAGCCGTTCCTGATGCCGATCGAGGACGTCTTCACCATCACCGGTCGTGGCACCGTGGTGACCGGTCGCGTCGAGCGCGGCCAGATCAACGTCAACGAAGAGGTCGAGATCGTGGGTATCCGCGAGAAGTCGACCAAGACCACCGTCACCGGTGTCGAGATGTTCCGCAAGCTGCTCGACTCGGGCCAGGCGGGCGACAACGTCGGCCTGCTGGTCCGCGGCATCAAGCGCGAGGACGTCGAGCGCGGCCAGGTCGTCGTGAAGCCGGGCACCACCACCCCGCACACCGACTTCGAGGGCCGGGTCTACATCCTGTCGAAGGACGAGGGTGGCCGTCACACCCCGTTCTTCAACAACTACCGCCCGCAGTTCTACTTCCGCACCACCGACGTGACCGGCGTCGTGACCCTCCCCGAGGGCACCGAGATGGTCATGCCGGGCGACAACACCGACATCTCGGTCCAGCTGATCCAGCCGGTCGCGATGGACGAGGGTCTGCGCTTCGCCATCCGCGAGGGTGGCCGGACCGTCGGCGCGGGTCAGGTCACCAAGATCAACAAGTGA
- the rpsG gene encoding 30S ribosomal protein S7: MPRKGPAPKRPLISDPVYASPLVTQLVNKVLKDGKRSLAERIVYGALEGAREKTGTDPVVTLKRALDNVKPTIEVKSRRVGGATYQVPIEVKPGRSTTLALRWLVSFSQARREKTMIERLQNELLDASNGLGASVKRREDTHKMAESNRAFAHYRW; encoded by the coding sequence ATGCCCCGCAAGGGTCCGGCCCCGAAGCGGCCGCTGATCTCCGACCCCGTCTACGCCTCCCCGCTGGTCACCCAGCTGGTGAACAAGGTGCTGAAGGACGGGAAGCGGTCCCTGGCCGAGCGCATCGTGTACGGCGCGCTCGAAGGCGCTCGCGAGAAGACGGGCACCGACCCGGTCGTCACGCTGAAGCGCGCTCTCGACAACGTGAAGCCCACCATCGAGGTGAAGAGCCGCCGCGTCGGTGGTGCCACCTACCAGGTGCCGATCGAGGTCAAGCCGGGCCGCTCCACGACCCTGGCGCTGCGCTGGCTGGTCTCCTTCTCGCAGGCTCGCCGCGAGAAGACGATGATCGAGCGCCTGCAGAACGAGCTCCTGGACGCTTCCAACGGCCTCGGTGCCTCCGTGAAGCGTCGCGAAGACACGCACAAGATGGCCGAGTCCAACCGGGCCTTCGCGCACTACCGCTGGTGA
- the rpsS gene encoding 30S ribosomal protein S19 gives MPRSLKKGPFVDDHLLKKVDALNESGKKTVIKTWSRRSTIIPDFLGHTIAVHDGRKHVPVFVTEAMVGHKLGEFAPTRTFKGHIKDDRKSRRR, from the coding sequence ATGCCACGCAGCCTTAAGAAGGGCCCGTTCGTGGACGACCACCTGCTCAAGAAGGTGGACGCGCTGAACGAATCGGGCAAGAAGACGGTCATCAAGACCTGGTCGCGCCGCTCGACGATCATCCCGGACTTCCTGGGTCACACGATCGCCGTGCACGACGGCCGCAAGCACGTCCCGGTGTTCGTCACCGAGGCCATGGTGGGTCACAAGCTGGGCGAGTTCGCCCCGACGCGGACCTTCAAGGGCCACATCAAGGACGACCGCAAGTCGCGCCGCCGCTGA